The nucleotide window CTTTATCACCTAATGTCATATTAGTTAAAAAGGACATATAAATACTATTATTCGTTTGTCTTGTTGCTCATCCAGCTCTTTCTCAAATGTCTATTTACTAAAGTACATAATTTAATAACGCTGCAATGCAGAAATTACgatatatttcttaaaagGCCTTCTTGGCTTAAGTTCGCaaaaaccaaaatttttATAGTACGGCCATATCACCATTGTCAGGCGTATAACTTTATTGCTTTACTAATTTCCACCGTATTAGAGAAATTGTGTAGCATAAATAGGGAGAAGGAAGATGCACTGGAGAAGCCGATTATAGATCtaaccaaaaaaaaataacacAGAACTAAAGAGAGAAAATCAAGGTTGAAAGAAACTAAACGAGAAGACACCACTGGCAAAGCAACCAATAGACAGTATTCCTTTTTTGGGGACAAGTTTTTCCACTGTTGATATTTATGGTGAGGAAGCAATTTACATAATGACATGCTTTTGTCTAATATACAAATTGTTTCCCCTGGGGGGAGGGAgtaattatttaattaataatgtataagtttttgaaataacCCTCTGGCCTAAACATTTAACCAGTATTAAAAAAACCCTTAATATTTCTATTTCTGTTGCAATTTTTACATAATTTATGAATATACATGAAATTTCAGCTTtgtttaaatataaaatcGTCTCCTTAGTTAGCCGCCAAGTGCGGCGCTCGTTAGTTTActattcttcaaatgtcTACTTAtctaaatataaaatataataatgatttaatgGAGAGATTAAGATATATCTTGCTTTTATTAAACGCTTGTAAAATGTTTGTGAACTTCTTGGGCTGACTTATTTAAATACGAACTCAGGTTAGAATCATTAAAAGTATCAAGCATGACGACAATTATCCAGTAATTTCCCCGTGTGAGAGCCCTAGTTGGACGATAGCGTATACATTCAACAACGATAAAAAGACCCAAACGAGGCAGGCAATAATAGTAACAATCCAGTTATTTGCCATGTAAACAACTTCAGACTCATTATTTCCATCgctattttctttattcaCCgtagttttattttcttcctttaGTACCTCTGTTTTCATAATGGATTTGTTGCATGTGAAGTATATTAGTGGCGCAACTAGGAAGGGGAGCACAATGGATAATACTACTTGGGATGCGTTTAATGCCTTTGACATGGCTTCTTTACCAATACATATGGAAATTACTAAGCAAGGAACCATTGAAATGGATCTTGTTATCAGTCTTCTCTGCCAAGGCACCACCTTCCAGCGAATATGTCCCTCACTGACAACTTGTCCAGCCATTGTACAAACGATACCTGCCGATTGGCCACTTAGTAGTAGAGCTAACATAAATATTGTACCTGCAGCGGGCGCCAACGTTTTTGATAATAGATCATGGATACCAAACAGATCTGCCGTTTCAGCCTCTGCAGAATTGTACAATGTAGCACCGGAAACTACTAAGATTGCAcaattgataaataatgCCACAGTAAATAATGTTAATGCAAGTTCAATCATCGAGTATTTCATGCAATATCTAATAGCAGACAAAGTGGGCTTATAACCAAAGTATCTTCTTTCAGCGAGTTCCTCGtcactttttttttcttctgaatcTCCCATTATCGAATAATTCCCATGGGTAACATCGTAATCTAATAACCTTGGCTGAACTAGTGCAGAACCCAAGAATAATGAGTGCGGCATGACGGTCGCACCAAGGATCGAAATTGCAGTATACATACCATTGTGTTGAAATGTTAGTCTCTGTGGAATAAACCCTCTAAAAACTGCTCTGACAGAAGTTGATTTGGGAATATATGCTAACTCTACTGCAAAACAGATAGCAACACCAAGTACTAAAGACGccacaaaatattcaaataatttgacAAACTTTAGAGAGGACGACGCAGGTTTATAGGTGAACATGATAACAAAAACATCCACCACAGTAAGAGCCACACCAGCCGGTAAAGGaattttaattaaaatattcaatgcAATTGCGGTCCCCATAACTTCGGCTATATCTGTAGCAATAATAGCAGATTCAGCAAAAAAATAGAGGATCCAGTTCAACCAACGGGGGAAGTATGCTCGACAAGCTCTTGCTAAGTCAAGTCCGGTCACGGTTCCTAATTTGATGCACAATAGTTGCAAGAATATTGCAATAAAATTAGAAAGGAGTACGACACaaagcaaagaaaattgatTAGCTGCACCAGCACTAACTGCGGTAGAATAATTACCGGGATCAATATAAGCGACACTTACCATTATACCAGGACCAATAAATTTAAGATATTTACTTAATGCATCTCTGATTGTATTCATCCTAGTATGTTGAATGATATGGTTTGGactttcttctcttgcaTCATCTGAATTGGCTTCCTCATTAGTACTAACTGTTATACAACCCAATTTATCAGGAGTATCATTTTCCGTTCTCTGATCAAGCTCTTTTCCGGTATGACCATTCAAAAGGTCAGACATTTGTTGAGAGCCATGAGAGCCTTCCACTATAACCATGGTGTTTGCTGACTCTCTTCCTTAAGCAGGCGAAACATTTAATCGAATgttaattgaatattaaatcTCTTAAGCAACCatacaaatatttttagAAATAGGTTCTAGATTAGACATGGGAAAAAAGACCGTTGTGCAATGTACAAAGGTCAAATCCGTGATAAGTGagaaaaatccaaaaattggCCTAAGGGcttccttaattttttcaataacccGAATGGCTAAAAATCATGGGGGCATCAGGGTACAATTTTTATAGGGCGAAAATCATTGATGCAGGTAAATGTAGAAGTAACCTTTATTTAGacatatattatatatatcattCCAAGTTGAGTTCCTTTGTTAATCTTAAAGCATCATTTAAAGTACAATCTGTGATATTGATTGACCCCAATTTAATTCTAAGTAAGAAGGACCGTATGATACAAAGATCCTCAAACATTTGATCTGAGAGTTGGCTTTTCTttgtcaaatatttgtgCCGCCAAGCTGAACAGTCTCTCAGCATGAATCGATGTCGATGGAATacaatggaataatttattagctAATGATAACAGTGGAAACTCTCTTTTATGCCTTGaccagaatatattatctgCCCCCACAATCATCTGGACTTGGCGGTCGAATGGCGACCAGCGTTTTttagatttggataaaaCCTCGTTTGAATACTCCTTGACCAATGATAGAGCACGTAGACGGTATTGCTCAAGTTCTAATCtgatttgttcttgtaagtCATCCTTAATActgaattcatcaaattcctcctcaaattccaagtttttttcttcttgtcctTCTGATGAATAATCTTCAGCATTATACACTCTTCCTGCATGGCTCGAAATACCGATCATGTCTTCTGTATCGCTATCCTTAATGGGATAATaagatatattcaaaaaaggTATTAAAATATCAGTAAGTTTTTGTGATACAACGGATATTACATGGTCactttttttgatttcgGTATTCTCACGAGGGAACTGTTCTATAAAAACAGAGCTATCAACAAATGCAATGTTTAGAtaagatgataataaacaaatatcCATACTGACATACTTTTTATAGTATTTATCCATTTTCCTTCTGAAACGAATAAAAACTGGGAGATGTCTGTGCGTTAGGTTGGAACTTTTCGATTTTTCAACGAATATTTTGTCTATTTTATCCTTATAGGAAATAAGCAAAGGAAGGGTGTTCTTCAACGTGCAGGTATCATTAGAAAGCATTTCGCAAAGAGAACGAAAAGGAGATAAGATATCAGTTAAATCGTCCATTAgaacaaaatcttcttcatcgaaAAACACTCCCAGGGATGGCTCCCGATTTAACTCCATCAAGACAGGTTTCAACTCTCGTAACCTGAGCACAACATCTAACGCTGATAGCcatcttgtttttgaatatgtttTGATGGCCAAAGGTTCCTctccattcatttttccaaaCTCAACGCATAGTTCTCGGTATAGTAGTTGATTAACACTGcttgatttaatattaagagCAAGctgattatttttcttcagaataATGTCACCAGTTATAAAGCTAAAAATGCCACCAATATCGGcagattctgaagaaagttggctgttatttgatagaagatattcagtaaagatatcttgttttaaaatttcattccttGACCCATCAGAATTCAactgatatttcattgCAGCTAACTCTAATAGTTCTGATTCATGTTCAGAATCTACCGGTCCTAAACCGTCCTCTTCGACCATATCAAGCAAGGTACTATTCATAATGTCAGGACTATGTAGTAAACAAGGTACGTCGCCAAGAAAATGAGACGACAATAGACCATTTCTTGTAAATTCTCTTGGTACCTTTAGCATATTGGCAACATTATCAGTTGACATCCCTACAGTTACTGTTCTCAAGCCATCAAACTTACTAAAAATCTCAACAAGTTGCTGACTTATATCGATTGTTTTGTGAGAATCAGACCTATCCATCTTCACTAGAAAAGAAAGTTGCTTTTCCTCCTCTTCGTCATACGTAACAAGGGAAACCCCCAAATGGTTAGATATCTTGTTATGGGACCAATGATCAAAAACAATTGATATGAACGTTACATTCTCGAGTGCACATAACCTCTTTGTAAGCGatacaagaaatttgttTCTCTTGGTAAAGGTCTTTTCGTTCAATATATAGGCCGAAGATGCTATCTCACTCTTCcagaaataattaatatctttggaTTTTGTGCAAATAAAGTTGGTAATGTTGGATTTGTTCGGCTTTAGAACCTGTTCGGGTTTGCTAGTATTATCAATTGGAATTAAGGCCATTGTTGCCCACAGGTTTTTGGCTACGGAAGACTCTACCCAGTTGATGGAAAGACGGGATTCTAAAATTAGCTCCACAGCTAGATCAAAGAATGATTGCGTCTTGatatattgttttaaatttcGGTATTTGTTCTGTTTCTTCTCACATATCTCTTTTATTATCCTTTCATCCTTTAAATTTCCATGGAAGTAATCAGGGTCAGTACAGTCATATCTTAAATGATTTTCAGCAGGTTGAATATTATATGGGGCTTTCCTTCGATTGTAACGAAAGACATGATTACAATGGGTACATTTTAAAGTTGAACgatctttctttccttccAGAAAATGTGACCATATGCTATTTTTTCCTTTACTTTCAATATGTGTCCAGTCTGAATCTTCAAACTGAGATGGATAATCTTTGAgtaaaatgaaattttctagaacttttcttctctttggCGTTGGCGTGGAATTGTTGTTACTGCTGACAGATGTGTTAGGGGTCGTTGTATCCCTAAAGCTTATTTGTCGAACGAGTATCTCAGAGCTACATGTGTTTGAAGGTGGGCTATCaggtatattattattcattatatatcCTTGTTTGGATTTCTGACAGTCTGTACTTCAATGCTTGGCCTTGTTCAACTTGTTATATACATAGACTAACGAACTAACGGGAAACTtagaacaatatttaaaacaatCATGAGGTAAAAAGcgtttctttgttgaaatttagGGGGGTTAAAGACTTTTTATAAAGGGCTGGAtaattctattttttagtttttctGGAAAtcaaactgaaaaattaggtgttctcaaatatattttaggGTTTTGAATTTAACCCTACTTTGTACATTGCACAACGGTCTTTTTTCCCATGTCTATTCTAGATGAGGAGAATTCCGGTTACGTGTTGAGGACCTCGagaatttcatttttgCACCTGCGGAGTTTTCTTCTTGCGATGAAAAAGTCCACCTGAAGTTAACGTTAGACTACGTCATGAAGGCAATAGTTCTGAAGAGGAAGCATTAAATTGTTCATGTTAAAGGCTTCTACAACCAAAATCCGCAGATTTTGATGTTATACAGATAGTTTAAAGTagtttaataaattcaattttctATTCCAGATTGTaaatacaataaaaaattacaCAAAGGGTAAGATTAACAACGAGGTTAGATCTTAATTTATTCGTCTTCTTCCAAAGTTTGAGCAGCGATACGATCCAAATCTCTTTGACCATTTTCAGAGATTCTTCTACCACCCTTTGGAGAAATTTCGACAACACCGATCTTTTCTAAAGCTTGCAAAACTCTTCTGTTGACAGAACCAGAAGCATCAATGTGCTTGTATGGTCTGACACCTCTGCTCTTAGCACCACCGTACAACTTGTTCAACTTACCGACACCAACTTGCTTTCTCAAGTAAATGTGTCTGGCAACTGAAGCAGCACGCTTGTAGAACCAACCTTCAGAATCTTGTGGTGGCATTTCATTACCAGAAGAGGTCTTGACAATGTCAACGTAACCTGGAACTTCTAATTTACCTTGTCTTTGCAAGAAAGAGGCATAAGCGTTGATGAAATCTTGAGCAGCAACGTCTCTAGtttgaaaatatgaaaggatttcaataaaattGTTAGTATTCTGTGTTCGTTTGGTCTGATTCCAAGTCTATAGagttatcattttcatccaatGCTGCCTGATACTATCGACCAGAATGGAGGTTTGCACTTTGAAGTACAGCAATTTCAGGTAAACCATCCCTATTCAGTAGATAGCTTTGTATTTTATCCTCCTCAGTAATAAGTTTCTCTAAATTTGGATATTATTGTATTTCCTTCTCCTGATTTGGATTTAAGTCAAGGCTAGGTTTCATCTTATTCTCAATGCAACTGATGTTGAAATTCATACCACAATATGATGGGAGGAGTTATTTCTTTAacttttccaatatttaaaGTCTTTTGTGTgcttttcattatcatattGTCGTCTCTCATAGTTGTCTGTTTGGCTATCAAAAACATTGGttgttcatcttcaataatctATATCCTCTCTGTTCTTAATCTAACAAGTACGTACCTAACGGAAACACCTGGCATTTTTGTTCTGTTGATCTGTCTTCCTTTATGGTTTGGCTTAATTAATGttattcatttaataactATTCTTAACACATACCCTAGCCTGAGCTCCACGGGTACTCTGCCTACTCTAGGCGGAAGTTGGTGGGTCTCGTGTCACTATTCGCGGTGTATTCCACTTCGTTTCCCGCTCATCTGGGACGAggttttcaaaatttagGCGACGATACTAGAAAAAGTTtttgatttggaataaatTTTACTCCTTAATGTGTGGGTGTTTCTTATTTTGAGAAAAATGTTTGGGTTTTCAAAAGTGGAATAGTCATATAAAAGAAGGTGATACTCAGACGAACATTAACGAACGAATGAACCAAGGAAGAATATGTAGAAAATAAACTAAAAAGCTTTTAATGACAATCTGtttaatgatgaagttaaATTAAGTATACAAAGtataaagaaataagaTATGATTATTTTATCTAATTTACACCTTGAAACCCTTAGATCTTCTCTTACCTCTAGCTCTTTCGAACTTTCTACCGGTAGAAGTGATTCTTGGGGCCTTGTTCTTGTGTGGACCCATACCGAAGTGTCTAACAGCTTCTCTGGAGTTTCTTGGACCTCTCAAGATCAAAGTGTTTTGACCCTTTGGAGCTCTGACAGCCAATTGATCCAAAGTGATACATTCACCACCAGCCTTAACGATTCTAGCTCTAGCAGAAGAGGTGAATCTCAAAGCAGCAACAGTGGTCTTTGGTAATTCGAAGACTCTGGCGTCATCGGTAACAgtaccaacaacaacaatggTCTTAGCAGCAGCACCTTCTTGCTTCAA belongs to Naumovozyma castellii chromosome 3, complete genome and includes:
- the SMF1 gene encoding divalent metal ion transporter SMF1 (ancestral locus Anc_3.50) translates to MVIVEGSHGSQQMSDLLNGHTGKELDQRTENDTPDKLGCITVSTNEEANSDDAREESPNHIIQHTRMNTIRDALSKYLKFIGPGIMVSVAYIDPGNYSTAVSAGAANQFSLLCVVLLSNFIAIFLQLLCIKLGTVTGLDLARACRAYFPRWLNWILYFFAESAIIATDIAEVMGTAIALNILIKIPLPAGVALTVVDVFVIMFTYKPASSSLKFVKLFEYFVASLVLGVAICFAVELAYIPKSTSVRAVFRGFIPQRLTFQHNGMYTAISILGATVMPHSLFLGSALVQPRLLDYDVTHGNYSIMGDSEEKKSDEELAERRYFGYKPTLSAIRYCMKYSMIELALTLFTVALFINCAILVVSGATLYNSAEAETADLFGIHDLLSKTLAPAAGTIFMLALLLSGQSAGIVCTMAGQVVSEGHIRWKVVPWQRRLITRSISMVPCLVISICIGKEAMSKALNASQVVLSIVLPFLVAPLIYFTCNKSIMKTEVLKEENKTTVNKENSDGNNESEVVYMANNWIVTIIACLVWVFLSLLNVYAIVQLGLSHGEITG
- the RPS19A gene encoding 40S ribosomal protein eS19 (ancestral locus Anc_3.51); this encodes MPGVSVRDVAAQDFINAYASFLQRQGKLEVPGYVDIVKTSSGNEMPPQDSEGWFYKRAASVARHIYLRKQVGVGKLNKLYGGAKSRGVRPYKHIDASGSVNRRVLQALEKIGVVEISPKGGRRISENGQRDLDRIAAQTLEEDE
- the RPL18A gene encoding 60S ribosomal protein eL18 (ancestral locus Anc_3.52) gives rise to the protein MSKINRPPVSVSRISRALKQEGAAAKTIVVVGTVTDDARVFELPKTTVAALRFTSSARARIVKAGGECITLDQLAVRAPKGQNTLILRGPRNSREAVRHFGMGPHKNKAPRITSTGRKFERARGKRRSKGFKV
- the NCAS0C04620 gene encoding uncharacterized protein: MNNNIPDSPPSNTCSSEILVRQISFRDTTTPNTSVSSNNNSTPTPKRRKVLENFILLKDYPSQFEDSDWTHIESKGKNSIWSHFLEGKKDRSTLKCTHCNHVFRYNRRKAPYNIQPAENHLRYDCTDPDYFHGNLKDERIIKEICEKKQNKYRNLKQYIKTQSFFDLAVELILESRLSINWVESSVAKNLWATMALIPIDNTSKPEQVLKPNKSNITNFICTKSKDINYFWKSEIASSAYILNEKTFTKRNKFLVSLTKRLCALENVTFISIVFDHWSHNKISNHLGVSLVTYDEEEEKQLSFLVKMDRSDSHKTIDISQQLVEIFSKFDGLRTVTVGMSTDNVANMLKVPREFTRNGLLSSHFLGDVPCLLHSPDIMNSTLLDMVEEDGLGPVDSEHESELLELAAMKYQLNSDGSRNEILKQDIFTEYLLSNNSQLSSESADIGGIFSFITGDIILKKNNQLALNIKSSSVNQLLYRELCVEFGKMNGEEPLAIKTYSKTRWLSALDVVLRLRELKPVLMELNREPSLGVFFDEEDFVLMDDLTDILSPFRSLCEMLSNDTCTLKNTLPLLISYKDKIDKIFVEKSKSSNLTHRHLPVFIRFRRKMDKYYKKYVSMDICLLSSYLNIAFVDSSVFIEQFPRENTEIKKSDHVISVVSQKLTDILIPFLNISYYPIKDSDTEDMIGISSHAGRVYNAEDYSSEGQEEKNLEFEEEFDEFSIKDDLQEQIRLELEQYRLRALSLVKEYSNEVLSKSKKRWSPFDRQVQMIVGADNIFWSRHKREFPLLSLANKLFHCIPSTSIHAERLFSLAAQIFDKEKPTLRSNV